In the Enterococcus rotai genome, AAACCGATCACTCTTCTAACAGATGTTTCTTTGCTTTTAGAATCTTTATATACTATCAGTTTGAATCGTTTTGGTTTAGCCAGTTTGTTGACAAACACCCACTCATCATTATTCAGAGTGGGTATCATTGAATAGCCTTTGACCTTGGTAAAAGAGAAGGTGAAGAGTGATAAGAGTGACAAACAAAGACTTACTATTACTAAACTAATCCCAATTTCTAGAAACATACTTTTTATACGTTGCCTCTTTTTTCTTTGGATTCGCTTAGTAGTATGTTTTTTTTTCGCTAGCGATGTCTTTGTCCGATTACGCTCTTGAGCCCAGTTGCCATCTAGAACTATTTGATTCGGCTTTTTATTTACTCTTTTTTTTGCAGGGCGTGAGCGGACATTGATTTTTTCCCCACTCATTAAAAACCTCCTTACCTGCCACTTATTTTTTCTGTTTTAGTGCCGCTTCATTTATACTAAATTCTTTAAAAAGCTTTTTTTGACTTTGGTTGATACGAGTCATATCATCTAAATACTTAGAAATCGTTTCTTGATTATTCAATTGCAAAGCCGTCAGTGAATATAAATTTGTGCCATAATCACGGATCTGAACATAATAGCGATTTAATGTTTGTTGGCCCTTTTTTGACAAGCTATTCGAAGGTGTTGAACTTCCGTAAGAAGCCAGCAATGAGCTTAATTCCATAAGCTTTTTTTTAGTATCTTCTACATTTGATCCATTTTGAAGATTATTTAAATTTTTGTTCACTTCATCTGTTACAAAATAACTTTGTACAATAATATTTCCATCCGAAGACGAGAGATTTGTCATTTCATAATATCTTGTATAAAATCCACTGACCAAGAAAAGAATGCTTAGAATTATTAAAACGAAGCCTCTTACTCGTTGTTGTTTTTTCTTTTTTTCCAATAAACGTTTTGCTCGCATCCAACGTTTCTTAATAATTTTCTTTTTCGGACGTTTTTTTTTTAATGTGTTCATGTCTCTCTTAGATACAAAAAATAGTACGAAGGAAAAGATACCTACACAAAAAGCGATGAAGAAGGCTGATAGACAACCTATAAAAACCCAACTCAGTATCGTCATCTTCTAACTCCTCCCCTTAGTCACTCTGTTCTTTTTTTGTTCTTTTTCTTCTTATTATTGTTTTTCTTCCGTTTTGATACCATATGTGTTACTAAATATATACTTAAAAATAGAAGGAGAATGCCGCCTGCAGTTAGAGCAATCATTTGCCAATTGATTCCTCTATCTTGTATCAAAGAAACATCTTCTGCATTATATTTGTCTGCATCTTTTTGAGTGACGGTAAATGCTTCTCGCCACTCCCACTTTTTATCACCAGCAGTTACTAGAATATGTCCTTCATACTCTCCAGCAGCAATTGCTTCTCCATTTAAATTGATTGGAAACGTCATTGCAGAGTTTGGAGCCATACGATAATTTTCTTTTTTAGATTCGTACAGAACATCATCAGAACCTTTTTTGAAAATTTGAGCATCAACCGTCATCCCTTCAACATAAGTTGCTTGCGTGTTAGAGAAATTGACTAAGAATGTATTGCGATAATTGGTTAATCCTGCATAAATTTTATTGAATGTTAAATCAGGCTGAATTTTTGTATCAGATTCAGTTAAAAGCATCCCAACAATAAAAGCATATTTATTTACTACACCTTTCATACTATTATCTGCTTTTTTTTCTGCCTCAGTTTCCGATTTTTGTAAATAAATTCCACCTGAAATCGTTCCATCGTATTTTTCCTTTGGCATGGTAATTTCTACAGGTACTTTTTGAGTAGCTTTTGGTGCTAGCGTTACTTTTTCTTGTACTTTCACAAGATTTTTCAAGTCATACTTCAAAGATGGATCAGTTTCAAGTTTTGTCGGTCCATATTCAATCACACCATTACTATTGGTTTTAGCGCTATTCACGGACAAATCTACTGAAATTTCTTGATCTGTCATATTGTATAATTCAATATCAACCGTTTGTTTTTGTTCTGGCGTCATGCGTAAATCAAAATAACCAGCATTGCCTATTTGATTTTCTGGCTTGATAATTTTATAGCTATATCCTATTCCCGAATCTCCTTCTTGAGCGTATGTATTTTGTGGAATAAAGAGTAATACAAAACTTATGTATAATAAAAAAAATAAACTGTTTTTTAGCATTTGATTCATGATATTTCTCCTTCTTTTTACAGATGCATTACCGATCTATAAAGATCGGCAAGCATCCATTGTTTATGACTTTATTTAGCGGCAGTCAATACCCACGTTACTTCACCTTTGTAGTCGCCTTCAAAGATTGATTGTTCTTTCCCAACTGTTAATTTCACAGATTTATCAGATGCTTCTTCACCTGTAGCAGTTAATTTACCAAAGTGAATATATGTTTGACCTTGACCTTGGTCTTTATTTTCTCCATTATTATTTACAATCGTAGCTGGAGCTGATTCTTTTACCTCCATTTGAGAGGCTACTGCACTTTCTGGTAAAGCAATTTCTTCTGCAACATTTGTTTTACGAGCGATGTTTCTGTATGTTAAAGTTGCACCATTTAATTTACGTTCTACGCTTTCAGCGCCCTCTGTTACAGTGGTTGTCATTGGTTTTGTGATTTGAGCAGTCAGAGTGTAGTTGTGGTTCAATGTGCTACGAACATCTTTAATCGCTACGTTATTAGCCATTATGCCATCTTTTTCCTCATAGTTTTTTGCCCAGAAAACACGGTCATTTCCATCTGTAACTACAGCATTTTCACCAAAGCTTAATGGTGTTACATCTTGAATGCCAAAGACAGCTGGTTTAAGTGGACGAGTCACCGTACCCGATTGGATATCTGAATCGCTAAATGTTGGTCTTGATGTGTTTGTATCATCTTCCGTGTTACGCGTAAATTGGATGTCCATATCCCCTTTAGCTGTTGTATCATCCGCCTTCGTGATTCCTGGTAGTGCGACTGAAACTCCTACAGCTGCTAATAGTGCAGCACTGCATAATTTGTGTGTCAATTTCATTTTTGTTGCCTCCTAGTTTGTTTTTTATTTATGGTAGCTCGGAAATAATCCAAGTTAACACCGTTGTGTAGGTTCCTGGTTTCTTTTTTGATCTACCAGGAACAAGTAATGAGATTGCGTTATTCAAATAGATGGCTTGCTCACTTTCAGTAGAAATAATGGGCTTACCATTTTCATCTACTCGAGGTTTTAACGTGGAGGTATTATCAATGGTTTTGTCTTCTTCTGTTCCCAGAATAATACTCCAAGTGCCCCCACCTGTGCCCTTAGGCGCTTTTGCCAAGGTATAGGTCTCGCCTATATTGGTGATACTAATCACTTCTTTTGAAACTACTGGGGCTTGGCCTAAATCCCCATTATTCGTATTAACAGAAGCTTTATCTAAAGATAGGGTTGCCCCATCGAGTTGTAATTTTTTATCTTCCTTATTGGTAAATTGCATCTCTTGACGTACTTGCAAGCTCCAGCCTACTTGCTTTCCCCGATAATCGGAAACTTGAATAAAATTCCCACGTGGCGCAATCATCCCTTTAAATTGGACTGAATCAGCTGCATAGCTGACATTATCCAACGTAATTTTATTGCTGTTAAAATTAATATTCGGTACATAATCAATCCTTAATGGACCTGTTGTTTTACCATAATCACCCACAGGCTCTACTTCTTTAACTGGATTTTCTGGATCCAATACCCCATACCCTGGATCAACAAGCCCTTTGAATGAAATCCCCATCTCACCCTTAGCTTGACTTGTCGCTTCGACAGTAACAGGTATCAGGGTATCTAACACAGCACTATTGAGCAGTAGCAATATAAGAATTAAAAATTTATTTTTCATACTTCATTACTCCTTCTCTTTATTTTTGCGATACCTATTTAAACCATAGAAGAACAACATCGCTCCAATCAATGCTACACCGCTAATGAGGGCACTCTTCTTTACTAGCTCACCTGTAGAAGGTAGTCGTCCTTTCGGTTTTGCGACCATTTCTGATGAAGCTGATGATTTTGTTAATTGACTACTAGGAGTCGTGGATGATTTAGTTGTTTGAGAGAGACTGCTAGACGAACTTGATAATTTCGGTTCTTCACTACTAGGTAAAGTCTCGTCATATAACACAATTTCTCCTTCTGTTGGCACTTCTGCTCCTTCAACTGCTGCAGCAATTTCTACTTTTATTCCCAAGAAAAAATATAGTAAAAAGATCGCAAATATGAAATATATGCTTTTTTCTTTTTTCATTTTTTTACCTCCCTTCTATTTGGCATTCTCTAGAGTAATCGTTATTTTTGCTTGGTATTTCCCAAGTGCTTTAATTGCTCCTGGTGCTAAGTCTAAGATGAATCCATCCCCTCTAGACCAATGTTCTTTTGTAACATCAATATTCCCAGATGCAGTATTCAAGTGCTCGAAGATAATGACATTCTCATCTGTTAGGGTTAATTCGTCCTCGTTATATTGATACTTGACAGAATTAGGCATTTTCACTCGTTCGTCTTCTAAGCTAGTCAATGGCTGATCGATTTTCGCTTTAAGTACCCATTTCAACTTGTCTGCTCGAGTATCAGATACCACTAATGGTTTACCTATAAGTTTAGGATCTGTGAATTTTACTGCATCGATTGTTGCCTTTTTCGTTTCAAATTCTAACGAACTTGGCGCTGAGAGAAGCGTTAAAGCTCCGTTGAATTGATAAGCAACAGACTTATCATCTTTAAGCATCGTGAAACTTTCTTCTGGTTTTTTAACTAACTCATAATTATCATTTTTAAGCTTTGTCAAGATATCTGTGATTTCCGTCATTTTAGATAAATCAACTGATTCACCAATCCCCTCAAAGCCGGTGTAAGCGGCTTTGAGAGCATTTCCATTTTCATCTAAAAAGTTAACGGTTAATTTTGCCCCAAAGTTGATTTCAATTGTTGCTGTTGTTACAAGTGTTCCTTTTTTCGCTTGAATTTTTGCAATATATGTTTTGGATATCTCTGGATCGTTTACCAGTGAAGACTCAATTACTGATAATTCGACATCTTTGCTAAGACCTGTTGTAACATCCCATGCAACGGCCTCTGATTTTTTCAGAATGAATTCGTTTAACTCAGTATCAGTCAAATCAGCAACCTCACTTTTTGGAGTTGCAATGTCATATGCCCCTAACAAAAGACCTGTCGTAGGGATGGCTCCTTTAACAATCATTACAGGAACTTTTATGATTGTTGTCCTCGTCGGATCATTCTCATCAGTCATCCGAACATCAGTATACTGAAAGCCAACTTTCGAAGTGTCAATAGGTTTCTCTTTATTTACATATTCAAATTTAGGTGTATGACCAGGTAATACGACTGGATCTTTGATTAACGCATCCGCCGTTTTACTCCATACGCTATCTTTTTTTACTATCTGTGCAATGGGCTCCCCACCAAATTTATACATTCTGACTTTGAATGTATAATCTTCTTGTGAAGATAATGATTTCATCGGTCCGTCAGTTTCACTTACAGCTATTAAAGATGCTGTGTATTCTAACGGAGATACTCCATCATTACTTTGTAAATCAGGTAATTTACTTTTTGGAATAGTAAAAACTCCATTAAATTCTTTTAATTCATTTGCGACGAATGGCTGCTTTACTTCCTCACCATTAGGGTATGTCATATAGACAGTTCCATGATCATTGGTACTAGGGATTTTACTTAGTTTGTAGTCCACTATTACTTCATCATCTGAATATACATCCAGAATTTCTGGATTAGCTAGAATATTCATATAGGGTATATCCTCACCTACAAAAATTTCGTAGCCTACTTTCAAAGAATTATCTTGAGCAATCTGTTTATGCGGGGCTCCTAGTTGATACATCTTACTTTCCCAATAACTATTCAATGATTTCCCTTTTTCTGTGTTAGTAACTCCTATGTTTTTCATATTATCACCAAACGTATTATAACCATTCTGGGTAATCATTCCCCGATAAGCTGGCGTACCGAACATCCTTAAATCAGATAGCCAGTTTCCCATATAATCTTTGAATTTAAACGTAAGTCTGTAATTTTTTTGAGGTATAGAATAAAATCCTCTAGCATTACCCAACGCATAAAAAGATAAGATGTCGCTGTAGTAATTGGTCTTAGCCATTTCTAGCATTCCAAAAGTCTTAGTTTCAGTAGAAAGATTGTACATCTCCAACACAACTGAGAAATTAAGGTTTCGTTTTAAAGATAACTTGTATACATATACAATTTGATTTGTTTCGTCATATATAATTTGTTTTAAGCTATTTCCTTTACGTAAATAAATCTTATTTTTAAAATTGTCCTCAGGTCCATATGCTCCAAGTCCGTTAGTTATATTGCTATTCCCACCTTGATAAAGTTTTCTATAATTGACATAAGGAAGATCTACTACTCGATCGTTATTCGCTGTGTACCCTTGATTATTTTTATCAACGATTATAAAACCCGTATTCGTTTTATTCCATATATAATCTATCAAACCTCTATTTGGAAAGCCCATTTTAGAGCCGTTAATAGGGTTAGTAATAACTCCGTTTGTGGAATTTAGTGGGATATCTTGCCATCCTTCTGAAGAATCATTATCGAAAACTTCATCTGGTACAATCCAGATACTTAATTTATATGTCAGGGCTTCTTCCAATTTACGAATCGTAATCGTTATATCTTTAGTACCACGGCTATTCTGATCAATCGTAGAATTTGCAACATCTGCCGTTATTGCCTCTCCCGTCATTAAATCCCAAGCATTAATTGCTAATTTTTGTGTTACTATCTCCGTGATTTGATTGGGCGTTTTGCCTTTTATTTCACTAACATTCAAAACTGGTAAACTGTAGCCTAGCCCCACCTTCGAGCTTAATATCAAAACTTGATTCTCAGCAGTTACTGTAATAGGTATAGGAATAACTGTTGACACAGTTGGATTTGTCTTATCCGTCATTTTTATAAA is a window encoding:
- a CDS encoding WxL domain-containing protein, producing the protein MKNKFLILILLLLNSAVLDTLIPVTVEATSQAKGEMGISFKGLVDPGYGVLDPENPVKEVEPVGDYGKTTGPLRIDYVPNINFNSNKITLDNVSYAADSVQFKGMIAPRGNFIQVSDYRGKQVGWSLQVRQEMQFTNKEDKKLQLDGATLSLDKASVNTNNGDLGQAPVVSKEVISITNIGETYTLAKAPKGTGGGTWSIILGTEEDKTIDNTSTLKPRVDENGKPIISTESEQAIYLNNAISLLVPGRSKKKPGTYTTVLTWIISELP
- the lepB gene encoding signal peptidase I, producing MSGEKINVRSRPAKKRVNKKPNQIVLDGNWAQERNRTKTSLAKKKHTTKRIQRKKRQRIKSMFLEIGISLVIVSLCLSLLSLFTFSFTKVKGYSMIPTLNNDEWVFVNKLAKPKRFKLIVYKDSKSKETSVRRVIGFPNETIYYKEDQLYVNDQEIYERFIDSEVQRAKNAKSLFTEDWRPKITMIPTGKYLILGDNRPYASDSRDYGYIDEKEIVGIVEMRILPIHQIKQF
- a CDS encoding YccF domain-containing protein; amino-acid sequence: MNTLKKKRPKKKIIKKRWMRAKRLLEKKKKQQRVRGFVLIILSILFLVSGFYTRYYEMTNLSSSDGNIIVQSYFVTDEVNKNLNNLQNGSNVEDTKKKLMELSSLLASYGSSTPSNSLSKKGQQTLNRYYVQIRDYGTNLYSLTALQLNNQETISKYLDDMTRINQSQKKLFKEFSINEAALKQKK
- a CDS encoding LPXTG cell wall anchor domain-containing protein, which codes for MKKEKSIYFIFAIFLLYFFLGIKVEIAAAVEGAEVPTEGEIVLYDETLPSSEEPKLSSSSSSLSQTTKSSTTPSSQLTKSSASSEMVAKPKGRLPSTGELVKKSALISGVALIGAMLFFYGLNRYRKNKEKE
- a CDS encoding DUF916 and DUF3324 domain-containing protein; protein product: MNQMLKNSLFFLLYISFVLLFIPQNTYAQEGDSGIGYSYKIIKPENQIGNAGYFDLRMTPEQKQTVDIELYNMTDQEISVDLSVNSAKTNSNGVIEYGPTKLETDPSLKYDLKNLVKVQEKVTLAPKATQKVPVEITMPKEKYDGTISGGIYLQKSETEAEKKADNSMKGVVNKYAFIVGMLLTESDTKIQPDLTFNKIYAGLTNYRNTFLVNFSNTQATYVEGMTVDAQIFKKGSDDVLYESKKENYRMAPNSAMTFPINLNGEAIAAGEYEGHILVTAGDKKWEWREAFTVTQKDADKYNAEDVSLIQDRGINWQMIALTAGGILLLFLSIYLVTHMVSKRKKNNNKKKKNKKRTE
- a CDS encoding WxL domain-containing protein, encoding MKLTHKLCSAALLAAVGVSVALPGITKADDTTAKGDMDIQFTRNTEDDTNTSRPTFSDSDIQSGTVTRPLKPAVFGIQDVTPLSFGENAVVTDGNDRVFWAKNYEEKDGIMANNVAIKDVRSTLNHNYTLTAQITKPMTTTVTEGAESVERKLNGATLTYRNIARKTNVAEEIALPESAVASQMEVKESAPATIVNNNGENKDQGQGQTYIHFGKLTATGEEASDKSVKLTVGKEQSIFEGDYKGEVTWVLTAAK